A genomic region of Podarcis raffonei isolate rPodRaf1 chromosome 13, rPodRaf1.pri, whole genome shotgun sequence contains the following coding sequences:
- the LOC128399436 gene encoding uncharacterized protein LOC128399436, which yields METHVLLQLLKLHLEVLVAVLHSAISRCNAYLMSIRRRQRRRVLIGRAIQNHILRTRRIIQRRRSCRHMVPIVTLLESGPKLRRWWVCPTKQHWWERSMLGTRDDETWIESFQMSRGTLFEIADVLRPQLQRQRTIMREAIPVEKRVAIAVWWLSNLKCYREVAAQFGVGRSTVGEIVLEVCFAIKHLLIQKTIYLGDYWKIMDGFRKMGFPHCVGAMDLTHLSIIAATGPGDECNKPKNFCSILLQGTTDHTGRFTNIEVGWSGKKHDDVQIFRKSALCQAMDEGTFVPGNPTINIQGVEIPPLILAHSTYPMRKWLMKPYGGPLDQRKTIYNRTFNHCHNVVQQAFGRLKARWRCLTARLPVAEENVLAVVTACVVLHNICETKGHTVPEGVDISEHVLLAAYNEDCHSYETSSESGGEEVRNAISHYLAGNTEC from the exons ATGGAAACTCATGTGTTGCTCCAGCTGCTGAAGTTACACCTTGAGGTGTTGGTTGCGGTGCTCCACTCAGCCATCAGCCGATGCAACGCCTATCTTATGAGTATCAGAAGGCGGCAGAGGAGGAGAGTGCTGATAGGGCGGGCGATTCAGAACCACATCTTGAGGACTAGGCGCATCattcagaggaggaggagctgcagaCATATGGTTCCTATCGTCACCTTGTTGGAAAGCGGGCCGAAATTGCGGCGCTGGTGGGTCTGCCCCACCAAGCAGCATTGGTGGGAGCGTTCCATGCTGGGGACCCGGGACGACGAAACGTGGATCGAGAGCTTCCAGATGAGCAGAGGGACCCTCTTTGAAATTGCGGACGTCCTCCGACCCCAGCTCCAGAGGCAGAGAACTATCATGCGGGAAGCCATCCCCGTCGAGAAGCGGGTCGCTATCGCCGTGTGGTGGCTTTCTAATCTGAAGTGCTACCGCGAAGTTGCCGCTCAGTTTGGAGTCGGGAGGTCGACGGTGGGAGAGATCGTTCTGGAGGTGTGCTTTGCCATCAAGCACCTGCTCATCCAGAAGACAATCTATTTGGGCGACTACTGGAag ATCATGGATGGTTTCAGGAAGATGGGATTCCCTCACTGCGTTGGCGCAATGGACTTGACGCATCTGTCCATAATAGCCGCTACGGGTCCGGGAGACGAGTGCAACAAGCCAAAGAACTTCTGTTCCATTCTGCTTCAAGGGACAACCGACCACACTGGCCGTTTTACTAACATTGAAGTGGGATGGAGCGGGAAGAAACACGATGACGTGCAGATCTTCCGCAAATCTGCGCTGTGCCAAGCTATGGACGAGGGCACCTTTGTCCCGGGGAACCCGACTATCAACATTCAGGGTGTGGAGATCCCACCTCTAATACTCGCCCATAGCACCTACCCTATGCGGAAGTGGCTCATGAAGCCCTACGGAGGCCCCTTGGACCAGAGGAAGACCATCTACAATAGGACTTTCAACCACTGCCACAACGTGGTCCAGCAGGCCTTTGGCAGGCTCAAGGCAAGGTGGCGTTGCCTCACTGCGAGGCTGCCAGTGGCAGAGGAGAACGTTTTGGCGGTGGTCACCGCATGTGTCGTGCTGCACAATATTTGTGAGACCAAGGGGCACACCGTTCCCGAAGGTGTGGACATCTCTGAGCACGTACTGTTGGCAGCATATAACGAGGACTGCCATTCCTACGAAACCAGCAGTGAGTCGGGAGGCGAGGAGGTGCGCAATGCGATCTCACATTACCTGGCAGGAAATACTGAATGCTGA
- the LOC128400310 gene encoding olfactory receptor 5V1-like — protein sequence MGNQTATTSFVFLGFSSFPEPQALFFLLFLTMYITTLLGNALILVTAGLDSGLRTPMYYFIQHLSFLDICYSSVTLPHMLKNLLTETKTISILGCLAQLYFLVTFVGVECLLLAVMAYDRYVAICHPLTYTIFMNRKLCARLVAASWACGFLNSVLHTAMTALLPFCASHNLDHLFCDVPQLLKLSCTDTFPNQITLLAVTLLLGVSPFLCIVVSYVRIVAAILRIRTNRGRRKAFSTCTSHLTVVTLFYVTCMFNYNRPSASRSVYFDTLATVLYNVVTPMLNPIIYCLRNKEVKDAMRRLLHPKTPSSF from the coding sequence ATGGGAAACCAAACCGCGACAACATCATTTGTGTTCCTGGGCTTCTCCAGCTTCCCGGAACCCCAAGCCCTCTTCTTCCTTCTGTTTCTGACCATGTATATCACCACCTTGCTGGGCAATGCTCTTATCCTGGTGACCGCAGGGCTAGATTCTGGCCTTCGTACGCCCATGTACTATTTCATCCAGCACCTGTCATTCCTGGACATTTGCTATTCCTCCGTCACTCTGCCCCACATGCTCAAGAATCTGTTGACGGAGACAAAGACCATCTCCATCCTGGGCTGCCTGGCTCAGCTTTACTTCTTGGTGACTTTTGTAGGGGTCGAGTGCCTCCTCCTGGCCGTGATGGCGTATGACCGATACGTCGCCATCTGCCACCCACTTACGTACACCATCTTCATGAACAGGAAGCTGTGTGCCCGGCTGGTGGCAGCCTCCTGGGCCTGCGGCTTCCTCAATTCAGTCCTGCACACGGCCATGACCGCTCTCCTGCCCTTCTGTGCCTCTCACAACCTGGACCATTTGTTCTGCGACGTCCCCCAGCTACTCAAGCTGTCTTGCACGGACACATTCCCCAACCAAATCACCTTGCTGGCAGTCACCCTGCTGCTTGGCGTCAGTCCTTTCCTTTGCATCGTGGTTTCCTACGTCCGCATCGTGGCGGCCATCTTGAGAATCCGTACCAATCGAGGCCGCCGCAAGGCGTTCTCCACCTGCACTTCGCACCTCACAGTGGTCACCTTATTCTATGTCACCTGCATGTTCAATTATAACAGGCCCAGTGCCAGCCGTTCTGTATATTTTGACACCTTGGCAACTGTGCTCTACAATGTTGTGACGCCAATGCTCAACCCTATCATATATTGCCTGAGGAACAAAGAAGTCAAGGACGCCATGAGGCGTTTGCTGCACCCCAAGACGCCTTCCTCTTTCTAG
- the LOC128400312 gene encoding olfactory receptor 6N2-like, with protein sequence MMQVEAINCTSVSEFELDGFLNLGNYGILLFAIFLVTYLLILSANALIFSLISATPRLHVPMYFFIAVLATLEVFYTTVTMPRVLVDFLRSKKSISLSSCLLQIYFFHSLGISEACLLAVMAYDRFLAICAPLTYMTKMTPKLCVQLVLGCCVCGFVCPLPEIVLTSRLPFCGPSHIDHIFCDFPQVISLACTDLSTSIVLDFSLHALVILGPIFLILLSYMKILKVIVKINSSEGRQKAFSTCASHLIVVLTFFGTTGFMYMHLTWMGSGHYDKIVAVIYAFIIPLFNPIIYSLRNKEIRDVIRKIVSFPALACTSNM encoded by the coding sequence ATGATGCAGGTCGAAGCTATCAATTGCACTTCAGTGTCTGAGTTTGAGCTTGATGGGTTCCTCAACTTGGGCAACTACGGCATACTCCTCTTTGCCATCTTCTTGGTGACCTACCTGCTCATCCTCAGTGCCAATGCTCTCATCTTCAGCCTCATCTCTGCCACTCCTCGCCTTCACGTCCCCATGTATTTCTTCATTGCTGTGCTGGCCACCTTGGAGGTGTTCTACACCACCGTTACCATGCCCAGGGTGCTGGTGGACTTTCTGAGAAGCAAGAAGTCCATTTCCTTGAGCAGCTGTCTTCTGCAAATCTATTTCTTCCACAGCTTGGGTATCTCAGAGGCCTGCTTGCTTGCAGTGATGGCTTACGACCGGTTCTTAGCCATTTGCGCCCCGTTAACTTATATGACCAAGATGACGCCCAAACTTTGTGTTCAGCTCGTGCTGGgatgctgtgtgtgtggttttgtgtgtCCTTTGCCGGAGATTGTTCTGACTTCCAGGTTACCCTTCTGTGGGCCTAGTCATATAGATCATATATTCTGTGACTTCCCTCAGGTGATCAGTCTTGCTTGCACAGACCTATCAACCAGCATTGTGTTGGATTTCTCCCTCCATGCCCTTGTCATCCTGGGCCCCatcttcctcatcctcctctcATACATGAAGATACTGAAAGTCATTGTTAAGATCAATAGCTCGGAGGGGCGCCAGAAGGCTTTTTCCACCTGTGCCTCCCACCTCATTGTGGTCCTTACTTTTTTTGGAACTACTGGCTTCATGTACATGCACTTGACATGGATGGGATCGGGACATTATGACAAGATTGTTGCAGTCATCTATGCCTTTATTATCCCTCTCTTCAACCCCATCATTTATTCTCTGAGAAACAAAGAAATCAGGGATGTGATCAGAAAGATTGTTAGTTTCCCTGCTTTGGCATGCACCAGCAACATGTGA